Proteins encoded within one genomic window of Streptomyces sp. NBC_00523:
- a CDS encoding N-acetylmannosamine-6-phosphate 2-epimerase, protein MNARELATALRGKLIVSCQAPPGDPMRETATLVRLAQSAVAGGGAAIRANEPEVVAAITAAVELPVIGLWKDGDTGVYITPTVRHALAVAGAGAAVVAADATDRPRPDGSTFAELAEAVHAAGALVMADVSTLAEGVAAARLGADFVSTTLSGYVPRQPKRTGPDLDLVAALAAATVVPVVAEGRINTPEDAAEALARGAHSVVVGTAITAPTALTARFVTGITRR, encoded by the coding sequence ATGAACGCACGGGAACTGGCCACCGCCCTCCGGGGCAAGCTGATCGTGTCCTGCCAGGCGCCCCCGGGCGACCCGATGCGGGAGACCGCCACCCTGGTGCGGCTCGCGCAGTCCGCGGTCGCCGGCGGCGGCGCGGCGATCCGGGCCAACGAGCCGGAGGTCGTCGCCGCGATCACGGCCGCCGTGGAGCTGCCGGTCATCGGGCTGTGGAAGGACGGTGACACCGGGGTGTACATCACGCCGACCGTCCGGCACGCCCTCGCGGTGGCCGGGGCCGGGGCGGCCGTCGTCGCGGCGGACGCCACCGACCGGCCGCGCCCCGACGGCTCGACATTCGCGGAGCTGGCCGAGGCGGTGCACGCGGCAGGTGCGCTCGTCATGGCCGACGTCTCCACCCTCGCCGAGGGCGTCGCGGCCGCCCGGCTCGGCGCGGACTTCGTCTCCACGACCCTGTCCGGCTATGTGCCCAGGCAGCCGAAGCGGACCGGGCCCGATCTGGACCTGGTCGCCGCACTCGCCGCCGCGACCGTCGTACCCGTCGTCGCCGAAGGCCGTATCAACACCCCCGAGGACGCGGCCGAGGCCCTGGCGCGCGGCGCGCACAGCGTCGTCGTCGGGACCGCCATCACCGCGCCCACGGCGCTCACCGCCCGCTTCGTGACGGGTATCACCCGGCGCTGA
- a CDS encoding dihydrodipicolinate synthase family protein, which translates to MSLSAPLRGVVPPVCTPLDPHGEIDTASLARLVDHLVGGGVHGLFALGSTSEVAYLTDEQRATVLETVVNATDGRVPVLAGVIDTTTARVAEHARTAAALGADALVATAPFYTRTHPREIAAHFRRLRAEVDLPLFAYDIPVAVHSKLSAALVRELAEDGTLAGLKDSSGDEGGLRRLVVELGGREGRAHGPVPDFSILTGSELTVDAALLAGADGVVPGIGNVDPAGYVRLYEAARAGDWTLAAKEQERLVELFAMVDAGPEADMGRSSSALGSFKAALRLLGVIACGDTVFPQIQLSAESVAYVSGRLRDAGLPPVR; encoded by the coding sequence ATGTCCCTGTCCGCACCGCTGCGCGGCGTCGTCCCGCCGGTCTGCACCCCCCTCGACCCCCACGGGGAGATCGACACCGCATCGCTCGCCCGGCTCGTGGACCACCTCGTCGGCGGCGGTGTGCACGGGCTGTTCGCGCTCGGGTCCACCAGCGAGGTCGCCTACCTCACCGACGAGCAGCGCGCCACGGTCCTGGAGACCGTCGTCAACGCCACCGACGGCCGGGTCCCGGTCCTCGCCGGGGTCATCGACACCACCACGGCCCGGGTCGCCGAGCACGCCAGGACCGCCGCCGCCCTCGGCGCGGACGCCCTGGTCGCGACCGCGCCCTTCTACACCCGCACCCACCCCCGGGAGATCGCCGCCCACTTCCGCCGGCTGCGCGCCGAGGTGGACCTGCCGCTGTTCGCGTACGACATCCCGGTCGCCGTGCACAGCAAGCTCTCCGCCGCCCTGGTCCGCGAACTGGCCGAGGACGGCACGCTGGCCGGGCTCAAGGACAGCAGCGGCGACGAGGGCGGGCTGCGCCGGCTCGTCGTGGAGCTCGGCGGCCGCGAGGGCCGGGCGCACGGTCCGGTGCCGGACTTCAGCATCCTCACCGGTTCCGAACTGACCGTGGACGCGGCCCTGCTGGCCGGTGCCGACGGGGTCGTCCCGGGCATCGGCAATGTGGACCCGGCCGGTTACGTACGGCTCTACGAGGCCGCGCGCGCCGGGGACTGGACGCTGGCCGCCAAGGAGCAGGAGCGGCTGGTCGAGCTGTTCGCGATGGTCGACGCGGGCCCGGAGGCGGACATGGGCCGCAGCTCCTCGGCGCTCGGCTCGTTCAAGGCGGCGCTGAGGCTGCTCGGGGTCATCGCGTGCGGCGACACGGTGTTCCCGCAGATCCAGCTGTCGGCGGAGTCCGTCGCGTACGTCTCCGGACGGCTGCGCGACGCGGGCCTGCCGCCGGTCCGATGA
- a CDS encoding TetR/AcrR family transcriptional regulator produces the protein MPRISAATVAEHHARQRLALVRAARELLEGGDAEAVTFAAVARATGLARNSVYKYFPGRPELLAAVVEDAMPRWTDAIRTGMAAARTPRERITAYVSAQLELVRTGEHRIAQALAGVRDAKLVRESAGRAHAELLTPLIDALTELGEDDPRRTAVLLQGIVNAATTAIEAGDDYAAVSERAVRMAVTAITGAP, from the coding sequence ATGCCCCGGATCAGCGCCGCCACGGTCGCCGAACACCACGCCCGGCAACGACTGGCCCTGGTGCGGGCGGCGCGCGAACTGCTGGAGGGTGGCGACGCCGAGGCGGTCACCTTCGCGGCGGTGGCCCGGGCCACCGGCCTGGCGCGCAACAGCGTCTACAAGTACTTCCCGGGGCGGCCCGAACTGCTCGCGGCCGTGGTCGAGGACGCGATGCCCCGCTGGACCGACGCCATCCGGACGGGCATGGCGGCGGCGCGCACCCCCCGGGAGCGGATCACCGCGTACGTCTCCGCACAACTGGAGCTGGTGCGGACCGGTGAGCACCGGATCGCGCAGGCACTGGCCGGGGTGCGGGACGCGAAGCTGGTACGGGAGAGCGCGGGCAGGGCCCACGCGGAGCTGCTGACCCCGCTGATCGACGCGCTCACCGAGCTGGGCGAGGACGACCCCCGCCGCACGGCGGTCCTCCTGCAGGGCATCGTGAACGCCGCCACGACGGCGATCGAGGCGGGCGACGACTACGCGGCGGTCTCGGAGCGCGCGGTCCGGATGGCGGTCACGGCGATCACGGGCGCACCCTGA
- a CDS encoding cupin domain-containing protein — protein sequence MSYPEHLEYPEPRYLGATGEVNAAFRPAGTPPDISSPGGGATHYLATHESTGGEFGLYKVDLAARSAGARTHFHKAMSESFYVLSGEIELYNGEKWVTGRTGDFLYVPVGGLHAFKNVTDEPMSMLMLFSPGAPREEYFEQVAEMSQRGPDELKRFRVRHDSYFTEDFGPEAP from the coding sequence ATGTCGTACCCGGAGCACCTGGAGTACCCGGAGCCCCGCTACCTCGGCGCCACGGGCGAGGTGAACGCCGCCTTCCGGCCGGCCGGCACCCCGCCGGACATCTCCTCGCCGGGCGGCGGCGCCACCCACTACCTCGCCACCCATGAGTCGACCGGCGGTGAGTTCGGGCTGTACAAGGTGGACCTGGCCGCCCGTTCCGCCGGGGCCAGGACCCACTTCCACAAGGCCATGTCGGAGTCGTTCTACGTCCTCTCCGGCGAGATCGAGCTCTACAACGGCGAGAAGTGGGTGACCGGCCGGACGGGCGACTTCCTGTACGTGCCCGTCGGCGGGCTGCACGCCTTCAAGAACGTGACCGACGAGCCGATGTCGATGCTCATGCTGTTCTCGCCGGGCGCCCCGCGCGAGGAGTACTTCGAGCAGGTCGCGGAGATGTCGCAGCGCGGCCCCGACGAGCTGAAGCGGTTCCGGGTCCGCCATGACAGCTACTTCACGGAGGACTTCGGCCCGGAGGCCCCGTAG
- a CDS encoding FadR/GntR family transcriptional regulator — protein sequence MARPTMAQDIERRVKELILERRLAPGDALPTETELMDLFGAGRVSVREALKSLQAVKVVEIRRGYGTFVGSLSLSPFAEGLAFRAAVRHRQGEPGLAELMKVREALEAGLVGAVAAGVPEDDLDVLRGLVATMETEAAEGGRVARATDRAFHLALYASLDNHLLSEVLDAFWAAMDRVREDVDDGHQDPSVTCRQHREIVAAVAAADGERAVRAMRTHFDGIRDRLDAG from the coding sequence GTGGCGCGGCCCACCATGGCCCAGGACATCGAGCGCAGGGTCAAGGAGCTCATCCTGGAGCGCCGCCTCGCCCCCGGCGACGCCCTGCCCACCGAGACCGAGCTGATGGACCTCTTCGGGGCGGGCCGGGTCTCCGTGCGCGAGGCCCTGAAGTCGCTCCAGGCGGTCAAGGTCGTGGAGATCCGCCGGGGTTACGGGACCTTCGTGGGCTCGCTCTCCCTGTCACCGTTCGCCGAGGGCCTGGCCTTCCGGGCCGCCGTCCGCCACCGCCAGGGCGAACCGGGCCTGGCCGAGCTGATGAAGGTGCGCGAGGCGCTGGAGGCCGGGCTCGTCGGGGCCGTCGCGGCGGGCGTCCCGGAGGACGACCTCGACGTCCTGCGCGGGCTCGTCGCGACGATGGAGACCGAGGCGGCGGAGGGCGGCCGGGTCGCCCGCGCCACGGACCGGGCGTTCCACCTCGCGCTCTACGCCTCGCTCGACAACCACCTGCTCAGCGAGGTGCTGGACGCGTTCTGGGCCGCGATGGACCGGGTGCGCGAGGACGTCGACGACGGCCACCAGGACCCGTCGGTCACCTGCCGCCAGCACCGCGAGATCGTGGCGGCGGTGGCGGCGGCCGACGGCGAACGGGCGGTCCGGGCCATGCGGACGCACTTCGACGGCATCCGCGACCGGCTGGACGCGGGCTGA
- a CDS encoding sialate:H+ symport family MFS transporter: MHTTTPPTLPWYRQVSRTQWKSFFAAWIGYVLDGFDFVLITLVLTEISDDFGLSTVQAASLISGAFITRWLGGAVLGALGDRYGRKLSMVASILLYSLGTFACGFAWNYHSLFAARLAIGMGMAGEYSASSTYVMESWPPALRNRASGFLISGFSVGSVLAAQVYDWVVPSLGWRWMFYLGLIPIAIALWMRRALPEAEEWTESVADEGAKPNPFRPLFPTPRRAAVNTVLVAVATLSLFLVFTPGGAGLVPVLSVVAGVSLAALAVQLGGKRGWVLYLSMIVTLFFAFLYSWPIQALLPTYLKTELGYSTGQVTDVLYFAGFGTMVGCWMAGFLGDWIGTKKAYALTLLASLAFVYPVFAVEDNLLLLGALLFLLQATSFGISGLLPRYIGGHFPTRSRGAALGFTYNVGALGGAVAPVLGAHLASGMSLGRALAVLTFAGTVVVVLLVGFDVPARLNRLTDPDAAKDHLAAGPVADEPVSVKQ; the protein is encoded by the coding sequence GTGCACACCACCACACCCCCCACGCTCCCCTGGTACCGCCAGGTGAGCCGCACCCAGTGGAAGTCGTTCTTCGCCGCCTGGATCGGCTATGTCCTCGACGGCTTCGACTTCGTGCTGATCACCCTCGTGCTGACCGAGATCAGCGACGACTTCGGGCTGAGCACGGTGCAGGCCGCCAGCCTGATCTCCGGCGCCTTCATCACCCGCTGGCTCGGCGGCGCCGTGCTCGGCGCCCTCGGCGACCGCTACGGCCGGAAGCTGTCGATGGTGGCGAGCATCCTGCTGTACTCGCTGGGGACCTTCGCCTGCGGGTTCGCCTGGAACTACCACAGCCTGTTCGCCGCCCGGCTGGCCATCGGCATGGGCATGGCCGGGGAGTACAGCGCCAGCTCCACGTACGTCATGGAGAGCTGGCCGCCCGCGCTGCGCAACCGGGCCAGCGGCTTCCTGATCTCCGGCTTCTCGGTGGGCTCGGTGCTGGCCGCCCAGGTGTACGACTGGGTGGTGCCCTCGCTCGGCTGGCGCTGGATGTTCTACCTCGGGCTGATCCCGATCGCCATCGCGCTGTGGATGCGGCGGGCGCTGCCCGAGGCGGAGGAGTGGACGGAGTCCGTCGCGGACGAGGGCGCGAAGCCCAACCCGTTCCGGCCGCTGTTCCCGACCCCGCGCCGGGCGGCCGTCAATACGGTGCTGGTGGCCGTCGCCACGCTCTCGCTGTTCCTGGTCTTCACACCGGGCGGCGCGGGCCTGGTGCCGGTGCTCTCCGTGGTCGCCGGGGTCTCCCTCGCCGCGCTCGCGGTGCAGCTGGGCGGGAAGCGCGGCTGGGTGCTGTACCTGTCGATGATCGTGACGCTGTTCTTCGCGTTCCTCTACTCCTGGCCGATCCAGGCGCTGCTGCCGACGTATCTGAAGACGGAGCTGGGCTACTCCACGGGCCAGGTCACCGATGTCCTGTACTTCGCGGGCTTCGGCACGATGGTGGGCTGCTGGATGGCCGGCTTCCTCGGCGACTGGATCGGTACGAAGAAGGCGTACGCGCTGACGCTGCTCGCCTCGCTCGCCTTCGTGTACCCCGTCTTCGCGGTGGAGGACAACCTCCTGCTCCTCGGCGCCCTGCTCTTCCTGCTCCAGGCGACCAGCTTCGGCATCTCGGGCCTGCTCCCCCGCTACATCGGCGGCCACTTCCCGACCCGGAGCCGGGGCGCGGCCCTCGGCTTCACCTACAACGTGGGCGCGCTGGGCGGGGCGGTCGCGCCGGTGCTCGGCGCGCATCTGGCGTCGGGGATGAGCCTGGGCCGGGCGCTGGCCGTGCTGACCTTCGCGGGCACGGTGGTCGTGGTGCTGCTCGTCGGCTTCGACGTCCCGGCCCGGCTGAACCGGCTGACGGACCCGGACGCGGCAAAGGACCACCTGGCGGCGGGGCCGGTGGCGGACGAGCCGGTGTCCGTGAAGCAGTAG
- a CDS encoding acetyl-CoA C-acetyltransferase, with translation MPDALDVVICEPLRTPIGRFGGVFAGEKPAALAARVIAEVVARTGIDPDRVDEVILGHSYPSAEAPAIGRVAALDAGLPQSVTGLQTDRRCGSGLQAVLDAAMQIRAGFSEVVIAGGVDVMSGAPYYTHDGRWGIKGPGLQLHDALARGRVTAGGVHHPVPGGMIETAENLRRAYGISREEQDALALRSQRRAGLAAAEGRYEKETVPVTAKTRKGETVISADEHPRPDTTAEQLAALRPVMLKSDPEATVTAGNASGQNDAAAACLVTSAATAGRLGLTPLVRLVSFARAGVPAATMGLGPVPATQAALGRAGLTLADLDLIELNEAFAAQVLACTREMGLGERDHEERINVNGSGVSLGHPVGATGARILATLTRELHRREARYGLETMCIGGGQGLAAVFERIAP, from the coding sequence GTGCCCGACGCCCTCGATGTCGTGATCTGCGAACCCCTGCGCACCCCGATCGGCCGCTTCGGCGGGGTGTTCGCCGGGGAGAAACCGGCCGCCCTCGCGGCCCGGGTGATCGCCGAGGTCGTCGCCCGTACCGGCATCGACCCCGACCGGGTGGACGAGGTGATCCTCGGCCACTCCTACCCGTCGGCGGAGGCCCCCGCGATCGGCCGGGTCGCCGCCCTCGACGCCGGGCTCCCGCAGTCGGTGACCGGCCTCCAGACCGACCGCCGCTGCGGCTCCGGGCTCCAGGCGGTCCTGGACGCGGCGATGCAGATCCGGGCCGGGTTCAGCGAGGTCGTCATCGCGGGCGGCGTCGACGTGATGAGCGGCGCCCCGTACTACACGCACGACGGGCGCTGGGGCATCAAGGGCCCCGGCCTCCAGCTCCACGACGCGCTCGCCCGGGGCCGGGTCACCGCGGGCGGCGTCCACCACCCGGTGCCCGGCGGCATGATCGAGACCGCGGAGAACCTGCGCCGGGCGTACGGGATCAGCCGCGAGGAGCAGGACGCGCTGGCCCTGCGCTCGCAGCGGCGGGCCGGGCTTGCCGCCGCCGAGGGCCGGTACGAGAAGGAGACGGTCCCGGTCACGGCGAAGACCCGGAAGGGCGAGACGGTGATCTCCGCCGACGAGCACCCCCGCCCCGACACCACCGCCGAACAGCTCGCCGCCCTCCGCCCGGTCATGCTGAAGTCCGACCCGGAGGCCACCGTCACCGCGGGCAACGCCAGCGGCCAGAACGACGCGGCGGCCGCCTGCCTGGTGACGAGCGCCGCCACCGCCGGACGCCTCGGCCTCACCCCGCTCGTCCGGCTGGTCTCCTTCGCCCGGGCCGGGGTGCCCGCCGCGACCATGGGCCTCGGCCCCGTCCCCGCGACCCAGGCCGCGCTCGGCCGCGCCGGACTCACGCTCGCCGACCTGGACCTGATCGAGCTGAACGAGGCGTTCGCGGCCCAGGTCCTGGCCTGCACCCGTGAGATGGGCCTCGGCGAGAGGGACCACGAGGAGCGGATCAACGTGAACGGCTCCGGCGTCTCGCTGGGCCACCCGGTCGGCGCGACCGGCGCCCGCATCCTCGCCACGCTCACCCGCGAGCTGCACCGCCGCGAGGCCCGCTACGGCCTGGAGACCATGTGCATCGGCGGCGGCCAGGGCCTCGCGGCGGTCTTCGAGCGCATCGCGCCCTGA
- a CDS encoding ROK family protein encodes MTGPKTDPVAAPVTAPAAGPARRPVVGLDLGGTKIAAALFGADGTVLARHSRPTPARDGAAAVLDALAATVAEVDPGRTASVLGVAAAGVIDPRTGTVTSATDAIRGWAGTPLGTGLADRTGSAVACDNDVRATAGPELDALRAEHGGHASLLFAAIGTGVGGAVAADGRMVHGASGIAGHLGHLPSPEAAGLPCTCGATGHLEVIASGPGIAAHYARLTGAPVDRLETVAARAAEGEAHAVTAITTGARAAGRVLGGLANALGPDRVVTGGGVPRIGPLYGDALREAFAAELMGPLRGLVPRAPLFGDDAAVLGAAALTHTLPLHRPGVLR; translated from the coding sequence ATGACGGGCCCGAAGACGGACCCGGTGGCCGCTCCGGTGACCGCTCCCGCGGCGGGTCCGGCGCGGCGGCCGGTCGTGGGCCTGGACCTGGGCGGTACGAAGATCGCCGCCGCGCTGTTCGGCGCGGACGGCACCGTGCTGGCCCGGCACTCCCGGCCCACCCCGGCCCGGGACGGCGCGGCGGCCGTGCTCGACGCGCTCGCGGCGACCGTCGCCGAGGTGGACCCCGGCCGCACCGCGTCCGTGCTCGGCGTCGCGGCGGCCGGGGTCATCGATCCCCGTACCGGCACGGTCACCAGCGCCACCGACGCGATCCGGGGCTGGGCCGGGACCCCGCTGGGCACCGGCCTCGCGGACCGCACCGGCTCCGCGGTGGCCTGCGACAACGACGTGCGCGCCACGGCGGGCCCCGAGCTGGACGCGCTGCGCGCCGAGCACGGCGGCCACGCCTCGCTGCTGTTCGCGGCGATCGGGACCGGCGTCGGCGGCGCGGTCGCGGCCGACGGGCGGATGGTGCACGGCGCGTCCGGCATCGCCGGGCACCTGGGCCACCTGCCGAGCCCGGAGGCGGCCGGGCTGCCCTGCACCTGCGGGGCCACCGGCCATCTGGAGGTCATCGCCTCCGGGCCCGGGATCGCCGCCCACTACGCACGGCTGACCGGCGCGCCCGTGGACCGCCTGGAGACGGTCGCCGCGCGCGCCGCCGAGGGCGAAGCGCACGCCGTCACCGCGATCACCACGGGCGCCCGAGCCGCCGGGCGGGTGCTCGGCGGGCTCGCCAACGCGCTCGGGCCCGACCGGGTCGTCACCGGCGGCGGGGTCCCCCGCATCGGACCGCTGTACGGGGACGCGCTGCGCGAGGCGTTCGCGGCCGAGCTGATGGGGCCGCTGCGCGGGCTCGTCCCGCGCGCCCCGCTCTTCGGCGACGACGCGGCCGTGCTCGGCGCGGCAGCCCTCACCCACACCCTTCCCCTCCACCGACCGGGAGTCCTTCGATGA
- a CDS encoding ABC transporter permease, with amino-acid sequence MFLALLELRAARGRFALMGSVVVLVAALVGIVSGFTTGLGDDTVSALRALPASHLVFSSDARSDQFARSLLDTKTAAAWREDAGTDVTPLGVSITRGTTDRGAEVDLAAFGVEPDGFLNPAVTSGSPLTGADSGTVVISDALADEGVAVGDTLVIDRLGIALRVVGATGRLSYGHVPAAYVPLTTWQRIRFSTPGAPATTAVPDQFSALALRTPPSTPAADLDERHSTTTLTEEEAYEAAPGYIGERVTMSSIQVFLYLIAPLVVGAFFAVWTVQRGPELALLRALGASRRRLLAHTVVQAALVVVAGTAAGALLAAAVGLLVGERVPFSLPATTLVTTMCTVAAVGLAGTALTLRRVTAADPLTMLGANR; translated from the coding sequence GTGTTCCTCGCACTGCTGGAGCTGCGCGCCGCCCGAGGGCGCTTCGCACTCATGGGGTCCGTCGTCGTGCTCGTCGCCGCACTCGTCGGCATCGTCTCCGGATTCACCACCGGCCTCGGCGACGACACCGTCTCCGCGCTGCGCGCCCTGCCCGCCTCCCACCTGGTGTTCTCGTCCGACGCCCGGTCCGACCAGTTCGCCCGCAGCCTCCTCGACACGAAAACGGCCGCCGCCTGGCGTGAGGACGCCGGCACCGACGTCACACCGCTGGGCGTCTCCATCACCCGCGGCACCACCGACCGGGGCGCCGAGGTCGACCTCGCCGCCTTCGGCGTGGAACCCGACGGCTTCCTCAACCCCGCCGTCACCAGCGGCAGCCCGCTCACCGGTGCCGACTCCGGCACTGTCGTGATCTCCGACGCCCTCGCCGACGAGGGGGTGGCCGTCGGCGACACCCTCGTCATCGACCGCCTCGGCATCGCGCTGCGGGTCGTCGGGGCCACCGGGCGCCTCAGCTACGGCCACGTGCCCGCCGCCTACGTCCCGCTGACGACCTGGCAGCGCATCCGGTTCAGCACGCCGGGCGCACCCGCCACCACGGCTGTCCCCGACCAGTTCAGCGCCCTTGCCCTGCGCACCCCTCCGAGCACCCCGGCGGCGGACCTGGACGAGCGCCACTCCACCACCACGCTCACCGAGGAGGAGGCGTACGAGGCGGCCCCCGGCTACATCGGCGAGCGCGTCACCATGAGCTCGATCCAGGTCTTCCTCTACCTGATCGCCCCCCTCGTCGTCGGCGCCTTCTTCGCCGTGTGGACCGTGCAGCGCGGCCCCGAACTCGCCCTGCTGCGCGCCCTCGGAGCCTCCCGCAGGCGGCTGCTCGCCCACACCGTGGTCCAGGCCGCGCTGGTCGTCGTGGCCGGCACCGCCGCGGGCGCGCTCCTCGCGGCGGCAGTCGGGCTCCTCGTGGGGGAGCGGGTGCCGTTCAGCCTGCCCGCCACCACCCTCGTCACCACCATGTGCACCGTCGCGGCCGTGGGGCTCGCCGGTACCGCACTGACCCTGCGGCGGGTCACCGCCGCCGACCCGCTGACCATGCTGGGAG